ACAGGCTTGGTGCGCCATACCTCCATTATAACCGTGATATCCTAGAAAGgtaataagggccagatttattTTGGATTTTAGCTGATATGTTTGGATTCCCTGAAACATTGCATTTACAAAATCTTGGCTGGATGTAAAATATAAGTATTCTGAGATATGTCACACATTATAAACAAACTGTGATTCAACTTAATGAATCAACAGCAGTGACCAAGGCCTTGTAATCCAATATAAATAGATCTCTCTTTATGACAACACTGAGTTCAATATCTAGCTCCTGTGATTAAGCAGTACAAAAACTCAGGTCAAAATAACTATAACTTTGGCAACTATTTAAAGAAGTAAACTCTGTTTTTTCCATATGATATATGTTGCTAAATTTTTAAAGGAAGCACTTTCTCAGTGTTTTGCCTTAGGCCATTAATACTGCTTTGAAATGTGTGCCAAGATGATGTAAAAAGATTTCATGCTTTCAAAACTGCTCAGAGTCTGTGTTGAAGAGCCTGGTGCATGCTAATCTACATCTAGAAGAGACATAATTTTAGCCAATCAGAGCTTAGAAAATTGTCTGATTTGTTTTCTGTTGTGTGATTTTACACAATGGTAAGAATCTTGTAATCTGGGAAATAAATTTGTGTGATTCAGCCATCATGGAAATGGCTACAGGCTCCTCAATATGCTGCTAATTCCACTGTGGTCTGCAGAAAACAATTGGGAAGATTTTTATAGTAAACCACACAAGGAACCAGCAATTCCAACACTGCTCCTAGTGTCTGTTTATGCTGACTCTGTCACCTCAATGACACAGCATCACACCACAATACTAGCAATCAGGCTGGAGGCCCAACATGGAACAGTTTGCTGAACTGTAGAATCAAGATATCCCTCTGCTCCATTCGTCATTCCTTATTATTAACGATGACTGGCCTGCTATGCTCCTGTATTAGTGCACGATTCAGCTATTTTCAATTTAATTGTCTTATCTACAACATGAGAGCCGAGGAGGTGGGGAATCGATGGGGAATGATCAGTGTGGAATGACTGTGGGTGCCCTGTCTCAAAAGGCCTGATCCATGCATGGTAAAGGcaatggagtctttccattgcctttAGAAGGGTTGGGCCAGGCCCACAATTTTAATCAGCTGAATTATGCAAAGATTGGTTGATACATTATAAACAAGGCCATTGTTCGAACAAACATGGACATTTATGTGGCTTGGTTGTCTACCACATGTTTTACAACAATTAGTTGCATAAACAAATTGAGGATGGCTGTAATTTGACTTCCATTTCTCCAGCCCCACTTCTGGACTTAAAGACAGCTTTTTGTATGCTAGTATAGATTACAACAGCTATGAAAATATGGCTTGTGCAAAAAACTTCCACAAAAAGCACGTTCTGCAAGCCACAGTTCCTTCGAAAATATGCCTGGCAGTTGCACAATCTTTATTTGCCTTGATTTTGTAATTTGAAATGCTTTTTTATGTAGGTTCCCTGAGATACAGCTGCCCACGCTCAGCAAAACTCTTCGCACACTGGCTTTTGCATATCCGTACCTGTTCGACAGCACCCCTCTCTTCTACAGGGTATGCGCTGAACATTCAACCTTTATTAAGATGCCATAAAATACATTAGCTTCCTGCAGTGAAGTAACTATCGCCTATTAACATGAGACTGCACATATTCAGGAAAATATAcagactattttttttaaaggaaaactatACGGGTTAGAAAATGGTGTTTGGCTATTTTTAGCAAATACCTGTTGATGTACAGATTATTTTGTGCTCAGTACAGGGGCACTCAAACATACTGGCAATTTACAATGAGCCCAAAAGCTGCCCCTAGGCCCAATTCTTGGATGttagtgggagttctgcctgagCAAAATCTGAGTCAGGTCATCAGTATTTGCACCATAATTTGCATAAAATGGAGATGATTGCATCTGCTCTTATATCTACTACTGGGCTCTGCCCACCGTGTTCCAGATCCCAGCATACAATAATCCAGCCTGACCAAGTGGCCATTCTTAGTCCTGAGACTAAGATGGCAAAGCCTCATCATCTTGGTATACAGGGCTACAGGGATAGGTGGTAAGTTCTTTGGAAACATGCAACAGACAAGAAAGCCATTAAATATAGACAACCTGGACTTGATTCTCCACTGTGACCTAGCAGGGAGGACacaggagctgactgaggagctgATCTGATTCCCGGCCACAGTCTAAACTGAAGCTCCAGGAAAAAGGCTTTAATTTACAACACTGGCATAAGGACCCTTAGGGACCTTACACCAGTGGCGAATAAGACTCAGATATAGCCTCACCCACTTCATTGTCCATCCCACTCATGCCCCAATGTATGAAtgcccctgccctagccccactCTCTGCTTACACTGGAAGTGAAGAAGTGGCTAGCACAGGAGGCAGGGGAACTGCCTGTGCAAGCTTTCTGCTAGTGGAAAGTTCTGGTGTGTGGGGTAACTACTCCACCAGCCACCTCCAGCCATTTTATGAGGCCAGGTGACCTTTAGCAGAGCAGCAAATCTGGCCCCAATCAAGAGGTATTCTTCAGTAGTTCTCTAAACTTTCCTTTTCTTGGTACCCCCATGTGTAATTTTTCCTTTTGATATCTCAGCTATATCTGTGTACTGGGGAGAGCTGCATGGAAAGCGTAATCCCAGTCCACTACAGGCACGGTGTGTTTGCCTTCCTCACTTGTTTCATTTTTGCTGCGCATCTGCCCGAGAGACTTGCACCGGGATGCTTTGACTATATTGGTGAGTGCAGAACACTGTGATTCTTGTCTTTACTATTCTTTATTTCCAGCATTTAAGAGTACAGAAGCTTGGGCATCTCATGAGGGATGTAATATATCTGGAGCAGAGTAAATGGTTCATATCAGGAAAATGCATTCACTGTTTCATGCTCATGATTAGAATAACCATGCATAGTTGTGCAAGAAGCCATCTCCAATGACCTGCTGTTTCAGGAAGTATCATagaatctttaatgaccacaaagtGGTCCTTTGCCATCCAAAAATCTACACCATAGTGCCATGCTATACAGTACTGAGTTGGAAGAAAGACTGACTCACTAGTACCAGTTCTTGCAGCACACAGGTGTTTCTTGGTGATCTCCCATCCAAGCAGAGCTCCAGTCTAGTCCTACTTAGCTTGTAGTCTCTGGCAGAATCACAGCACAAAACAATATACCCAGAACTTTGATTTATGGTAGGCAGGGATTCAGTGAGTTTCCAAATGGACAATTGTCTTAGTTTAGTAGCATCACAATAAGAGCTATATAaattagtaaaataaataaatagaattttTGCACATAAGACTTGCTAAACTGTCATAGGTGTATTTTAATGAAACCCAGAGAAAtttcttgttaaatatttttgactCTGTTGCAGGGCACAGCCACCAGCTTTTCCATATATGTGGGATCATTGGCACACACTTCCAAATGGAGGCCATCTTTATAGACATGAACGCTCGCCGTGACTGGCTCTTAGCTTCCTCACCACTTCTCTCTCGTTCTCAAATAGTTGGTTCAGTTGGCATCTCCATTATCATTAGTCTAACTATCATTAGGGTTTTCTCACTGGCTCTCTATTCAACACCAATGTCCTCTAGGAAAGAATAACTACATAAGCATTAAACTTTAAGTAGAGATTGATTTTTAGTTACATTGCTGCAAATGAGAAATACCAAGTAACATTAGCACTGGATCAGTGAAGGTGATGAGATTTTTTAATGAATGTTTTTCTTGGGAAAGACACTCACTCAAGGGGTTTTCAAGAGTGAACCATTTTATATTGCACTGCTTTTTGTACTATGACTTTAAAGTTGGAGACCAGATTGTGAAATGGTTTTAAATTGGGACAAGTTGATATTTTAGCATgaaattatttagaaaaaaattaaaacactgTAAAAGGGAGAAGTGTCATATTTTGCAAGCCAGTATTTGAAGGGCAGATTTAATCCAAATGATAAAACTCAGTGTGATACCATCTTCTAAGTCCAACGGCCATTTATCTGTGTTGCTTTCGACTGCTTTAGGGAGGAACCAGGAAACTTGATTATTTTGATTATAACATGATGGTACATTGTGCTTATGTCAGTTCATAGGCATAAGtgtctatattttatatatttaataagtAGGGTAACATCTTGagcctactgaagtaaatggcactTTTTTGCAACAGACTTCAATaagagcaaggatttcactgtagAATCCTAGTTGAAATGTCCCTAGGATTGGGCCTTTCAGTTCTTCCCTATGGAGATTATTCCAGTCTGAGTTCACTGTATGTTTTTCTGATATTCAGTCTAAATTTCcttggcctgattctgcacttgTTTAGGGCCTGGTCAGTCAGTGGGTGTTTTCCATTGAGTACAATGAGGTGTAATTCAGGCCCTGACATCAGTCTTATATTGgggtagttccactgacttccatgttactcctgatttacagtaatgtgaatgagaggagaatcaagcctcCACTGCTCCTAATTAAACCTCCCCCAAGTATGCACCTGCTGTAGCAGACACCTCATTGAAAAACTATCACTGAGAAGCCATCAAAATTGCAATCTGGGGTCATAAATTTTGGCTTGGAAGCAGGTGGCATCCTGCGATAGGACCGACTTGCACTCAGCTGGTGACCAGAGAGGTACTAGGCTAGGTTGTAATGTCTGTTAGAGTATTTTCACAACTGTTTTTTATACATAGGAGTGGTACTCTTATGTCTCAGGCTTTGAGGTTATCTGTGACTTGATTGCATATTGGATTATCTAATACCTTGgaatataatatttttattaggtACATAAACATGTAATGCAGAAAATTACAATGAGATTATCAAGCTT
The Lepidochelys kempii isolate rLepKem1 chromosome 10, rLepKem1.hap2, whole genome shotgun sequence DNA segment above includes these coding regions:
- the PAQR5 gene encoding membrane progestin receptor gamma isoform X1; translated protein: MLGWKLRRQLSINQVPKVFREQGILFGYRHPRSSAADCLLSVFQMTNETLNIWTHFLPAWYFLWKLFVLAYSLDIWNDMYAWPFLAYMLTCCIYPFTSSCAHTFSAMSTQARHICYFFDYGALSMYSLGSAIAYSTYVFPEEWINSTFHHYYVPIAVLNTVISTGLSCYSRLGAPYLHYNRDILERFPEIQLPTLSKTLRTLAFAYPYLFDSTPLFYRLYLCTGESCMESVIPVHYRHGVFAFLTCFIFAAHLPERLAPGCFDYIGHSHQLFHICGIIGTHFQMEAIFIDMNARRDWLLASSPLLSRSQIVGSVGISIIISLTIIRVFSLALYSTPMSSRKE
- the PAQR5 gene encoding membrane progestin receptor gamma isoform X3, with the protein product MTNETLNIWTHFLPAWYFLWKLFVLAYSLDIWNDMYAWPFLAYMLTCCIYPFTSSCAHTFSAMSTQARHICYFFDYGALSMYSLGSAIAYSTYVFPEEWINSTFHHYYVPIAVLNTVISTGLSCYSRLGAPYLHYNRDILERFPEIQLPTLSKTLRTLAFAYPYLFDSTPLFYRLYLCTGESCMESVIPVHYRHGVFAFLTCFIFAAHLPERLAPGCFDYIGHSHQLFHICGIIGTHFQMEAIFIDMNARRDWLLASSPLLSRSQIVGSVGISIIISLTIIRVFSLALYSTPMSSRKE